A single region of the Stenotrophomonas sp. Marseille-Q4652 genome encodes:
- a CDS encoding TonB-dependent receptor — translation MNLPVNRRVPARRLLSCALASCLLLGAAPAFAQSTSGTIRGQVMLDSAPAAEASVTATNLATGLTRSVQSTASGNYSLAGLPPGNYRVDVTSGGRTRSENITVRIGQTATLDLAVGGEAETGATGAEITLDAVQVTATAVVETRTSEVASYVSQKQIEVLPQASRNFLAFADTVPGMIFESGADGSSKLRSGAQNSNGINVFIDGVGQKNYVLKGGISGQDSSSGSPFPQLAIGEYKVITSNYKAEYDQISSAAVTAVTRSGTNEFHGSFFWDTTSEQWRKPTYSEEQSGTKVPSSERQYGASFGGPIVRDNLFFFGTYEAKRINRPREVRLGTSAYDPSWITPEIASYLGPANATFDQDMYFGKLTWQAGADHLVELSAKRREEQEISGVGDGPNAASYGSAKSNDSTRVDLRWQWSTTDWLNDLHLTSEDDYWSPRPVTIGPGRSIRSTLSNFSDGDTLINIGGGQDYQNKGQKGYSLQDDFTFYGFEGHTLKAGVKFKNVKVESFEQQPYNAQFRYDLYENLLGGRSQIDAMIPWRVEFGAPLPGIADRNVSSRNRQFGIYLQDDWQVTDRLMLNLGVRYDYETTPGYEDFVTDPGLVAALRGWSNLQGPNVDYDINDYISTGRERKADKNNWAPRLGFSFDLNGDERHVIFGGAGRSYDRNLFDYLALERSKSTFPRYTYFFDTDLHDCAPGSANCLAWDPAYYDINNLYALTQANPNLGSEVNLMNNNLVTPYSDQFSLGMRNLVTLAGQDWSTSATFAHIRSYEGIVFTLGNRWPDGSFRDPAVPGATWGGQPWGQPIPGYGSLIIADNGLETKLNQLLLSAEKAYSPDSPWAVTVAYTYSDAKENRSNVANSDEHYLFDYPSPDDLPFLRSTGIPKHRFVGTGLYEFWGVTVSAKLTLESPRPKDATNCFDAISVNNCFADTATPRGSIGYKQFDLAVQKQWDTGAGLKYKVRGDVLNVFNWQNFTDYDTWRGSVGEANPNYLRRNGVSTIYPPRMFKLSFGLDW, via the coding sequence ATGAACCTTCCCGTCAACCGCCGCGTACCGGCCCGTCGACTGCTCAGCTGCGCGCTGGCCAGCTGCCTGCTGCTGGGTGCCGCGCCGGCGTTCGCGCAGAGCACCAGCGGCACTATCCGCGGCCAAGTGATGCTGGATTCGGCACCGGCCGCCGAGGCCAGCGTGACCGCGACCAACCTCGCCACCGGGCTGACCCGATCGGTGCAGAGCACCGCCAGCGGCAACTACTCGCTGGCCGGCCTGCCGCCGGGCAACTACCGGGTGGACGTGACCAGCGGCGGGCGCACCCGTTCGGAGAACATCACCGTGCGCATCGGCCAGACCGCGACCCTGGACCTGGCGGTGGGCGGCGAGGCCGAAACCGGGGCCACCGGCGCGGAAATCACGCTGGATGCGGTGCAGGTGACCGCGACCGCAGTGGTCGAGACCAGGACCTCGGAAGTGGCCAGCTACGTCTCGCAGAAGCAGATCGAGGTGCTGCCGCAGGCCTCGCGCAACTTCCTGGCCTTTGCCGACACCGTGCCGGGCATGATCTTCGAAAGCGGTGCCGATGGCTCCAGCAAGCTGCGCAGCGGCGCGCAGAACTCCAACGGCATCAACGTCTTCATCGATGGTGTGGGCCAGAAGAACTACGTGCTCAAGGGCGGCATCAGCGGCCAGGATTCCTCCAGTGGCAGTCCGTTCCCGCAGCTGGCCATCGGCGAGTACAAGGTCATCACCTCCAACTACAAGGCCGAGTACGACCAGATCAGCTCGGCAGCGGTGACCGCCGTCACCCGGTCCGGCACCAACGAATTCCACGGCAGTTTCTTCTGGGATACCACCAGCGAGCAGTGGCGCAAGCCGACCTATTCCGAGGAGCAGAGCGGCACCAAGGTGCCGTCCAGCGAGCGCCAGTACGGCGCCTCGTTCGGCGGCCCGATCGTGCGCGACAACCTGTTCTTCTTCGGCACCTACGAGGCCAAGCGCATCAACCGCCCGCGCGAGGTCCGACTGGGCACCAGCGCCTACGATCCGTCATGGATCACCCCGGAAATCGCCTCGTACCTCGGGCCGGCCAATGCCACCTTCGACCAGGACATGTACTTCGGAAAGCTGACCTGGCAGGCCGGGGCCGACCACCTGGTCGAGCTGTCGGCCAAGCGCCGCGAGGAGCAGGAGATCAGTGGCGTGGGCGACGGCCCCAACGCCGCCAGCTACGGCAGCGCCAAGTCCAACGACAGCACCCGCGTGGACCTGCGCTGGCAGTGGAGCACCACCGACTGGCTCAACGACCTGCACCTGACCAGCGAGGATGACTACTGGAGCCCGCGCCCGGTGACCATTGGCCCGGGGCGCTCGATCCGCTCGACCCTGAGCAACTTCAGCGATGGCGACACCCTGATCAACATCGGCGGCGGCCAGGACTACCAGAACAAGGGGCAGAAGGGCTATTCGCTGCAGGACGACTTCACCTTCTACGGTTTCGAGGGCCACACCCTCAAGGCCGGCGTGAAGTTCAAGAACGTCAAGGTCGAATCCTTCGAGCAGCAGCCCTACAACGCGCAGTTCCGTTACGACCTGTACGAGAACCTGCTCGGCGGTCGCAGCCAGATCGACGCGATGATCCCGTGGCGGGTGGAGTTCGGCGCGCCGCTGCCGGGCATCGCCGACCGCAACGTGTCCTCGCGCAACCGCCAGTTCGGCATCTACCTGCAGGACGACTGGCAGGTCACCGACCGGCTGATGCTCAACCTGGGCGTGCGCTATGACTACGAGACCACACCGGGCTACGAGGACTTCGTGACCGATCCGGGTCTGGTCGCCGCGCTGCGCGGCTGGAGCAACCTGCAGGGCCCGAACGTCGACTACGACATCAACGACTACATCAGCACCGGCCGAGAGCGCAAAGCGGACAAGAACAACTGGGCCCCGCGGCTGGGCTTCTCGTTCGACCTCAATGGCGACGAGCGCCACGTGATCTTCGGCGGTGCCGGCCGTTCCTACGACCGCAACCTGTTCGACTACCTGGCGCTGGAACGTTCCAAGAGCACCTTCCCGCGCTACACGTACTTCTTCGATACGGACCTGCACGATTGCGCGCCGGGCAGCGCCAACTGCCTGGCCTGGGATCCGGCCTACTACGACATCAACAACCTCTACGCGCTGACCCAGGCCAATCCGAACCTCGGTTCGGAAGTGAACCTGATGAACAACAACCTGGTCACGCCGTACTCCGACCAGTTCTCGCTGGGCATGCGCAACCTGGTGACGCTGGCCGGGCAGGACTGGAGCACCTCGGCCACCTTCGCCCACATCCGCAGCTACGAGGGCATCGTGTTCACCCTGGGCAACCGCTGGCCGGACGGCAGCTTCCGTGATCCTGCCGTGCCGGGTGCGACCTGGGGCGGGCAGCCGTGGGGCCAGCCGATCCCGGGCTATGGCTCGCTGATCATTGCCGACAACGGCCTGGAGACGAAGCTCAACCAGCTGCTGCTCTCGGCCGAGAAGGCCTACAGCCCCGACTCGCCGTGGGCGGTGACCGTGGCCTACACCTACAGCGATGCCAAGGAGAACCGCTCGAACGTGGCCAACTCCGACGAACACTACCTGTTCGACTATCCCAGCCCGGACGACCTGCCGTTCCTGCGCTCGACCGGCATCCCGAAGCACCGTTTCGTGGGTACCGGCCTGTATGAGTTCTGGGGCGTCACCGTATCGGCCAAGCTGACCCTGGAGAGCCCGCGCCCGAAGGATGCGACCAACTGCTTCGATGCGATCAGCGTCAACAACTGCTTTGCCGACACGGCCACCCCGCGCGGCAGCATCGGCTACAAGCAGTTCGACCTGGCCGTGCAGAAGCAGTGGGACACCGGCGCCGGGCTGAAGTACAAGGTGCGCGGCGACGTGCTCAATGTGTTCAACTGGCAGAACTTCACCGACTACGACACCTGGCGTGGTTCGGTGGGCGAGGCCAACCCGAACTACCTGCGCCGCAACGGAGTCAGCACGATCTATCCGCCGCGGATGTTCAAGCTGTCCTTCGGGCTGGACTGGTAA
- a CDS encoding glucoamylase family protein, with the protein MAVLAGCGKAPEKEPKAPMQVIAVEAELPPPPLKPELPALFDDIERRTFQFFWDTTNEVNGLTPDRYPSRPFASIASIGFALTAYPIGIEHGWISRNQAIDRTLTTLKFFRDAPMGPQRTGRTGYKGFYYHFLDMQQGHRYDSWVELSSVDTALLMMGVLFAQSYYDGDDAREKEIRQIADALYRRVDWTWLQKRPPLVSMGWFPESGFIEHDWMGYNEAMMLYILALGSPSHPVSPDAWTVWTRTYDNDWGVFQGQEYLSFGPQFGHQYSHVWIDFRDLQDQYMRERGIDYFLNSRRATLAQRDYAVENPMKWKDYGENVWGLTAGDGPQNTTQEYRGEQRQFRHYSARGAGLRENFDDGTIAPTAAIASLVFAPELVIPATQEMHRRYGSFLYSSYGFLDSFNPSFNYDIPLKTGRLVPGRGWVASDYIGIDQGPILTMIANYRNEFVWDVMKRNAYIRTGLERAGFTGGWLTPEGEAPPTPQRDERAASARATGIVESRAAAAQEQRKPGPRPAQGK; encoded by the coding sequence CTGGCGGTGCTGGCAGGCTGCGGGAAAGCCCCGGAAAAGGAACCGAAAGCACCGATGCAGGTGATCGCGGTCGAGGCCGAACTGCCACCGCCGCCGCTGAAGCCGGAGCTGCCGGCGCTGTTCGATGACATCGAGCGCCGCACCTTCCAGTTCTTCTGGGATACGACCAACGAGGTCAACGGCCTGACTCCGGACCGCTACCCGTCGCGGCCGTTCGCCAGCATCGCCTCGATCGGCTTTGCGCTGACCGCCTATCCGATCGGCATCGAGCACGGCTGGATCAGCCGCAACCAGGCCATCGACCGCACCCTGACCACGCTGAAGTTCTTCCGCGACGCGCCGATGGGCCCCCAGCGCACCGGCCGTACTGGATACAAGGGCTTCTACTACCACTTCCTGGACATGCAGCAGGGCCACCGCTACGACAGCTGGGTGGAGCTCTCCAGCGTGGATACGGCGCTGCTGATGATGGGCGTGCTGTTCGCCCAGTCCTACTACGACGGCGACGACGCGCGGGAGAAGGAGATCCGGCAGATTGCCGACGCCCTGTACCGGCGCGTGGACTGGACCTGGCTGCAGAAACGCCCGCCGCTGGTGTCGATGGGCTGGTTCCCCGAAAGCGGCTTCATCGAGCATGACTGGATGGGCTACAACGAGGCGATGATGCTGTACATCCTCGCCCTCGGTTCGCCGAGCCATCCGGTGAGCCCGGATGCCTGGACGGTGTGGACGCGGACCTACGACAACGACTGGGGCGTGTTCCAGGGCCAGGAATACCTTTCCTTTGGGCCGCAGTTCGGCCACCAGTACAGCCATGTCTGGATCGACTTCCGCGACCTGCAGGACCAGTACATGCGCGAGCGCGGGATCGACTACTTCCTCAACAGTCGCCGCGCGACCCTGGCCCAGCGCGACTACGCGGTCGAGAACCCGATGAAATGGAAGGACTACGGCGAGAACGTGTGGGGCCTGACCGCCGGCGACGGCCCGCAGAACACCACCCAGGAATACCGGGGTGAGCAGCGCCAGTTCCGCCACTACTCGGCGCGTGGCGCCGGCCTGCGCGAGAACTTCGACGACGGCACCATCGCCCCGACCGCGGCGATCGCCTCGCTGGTGTTCGCTCCGGAGCTGGTGATCCCGGCCACGCAGGAGATGCACCGCCGCTACGGCTCTTTCCTGTATTCCAGCTATGGCTTCCTGGATTCGTTCAATCCCAGCTTCAACTACGACATCCCGCTCAAGACCGGGCGCCTGGTGCCGGGCCGTGGCTGGGTGGCCAGCGATTACATCGGTATCGACCAGGGGCCGATCCTGACCATGATCGCCAACTACCGCAACGAGTTTGTCTGGGACGTGATGAAGCGCAATGCCTACATCCGCACCGGCCTTGAGCGAGCCGGCTTCACCGGCGGCTGGCTGACCCCGGAAGGCGAGGCTCCGCCGACCCCACAGCGCGACGAGCGTGCCGCTTCGGCGCGGGCGACCGGCATTGTCGAGTCGCGCGCGGCCGCGGCGCAGGAACAACGCAAGCCGGGCCCACGCCCGGCACAGGGCAAATAA
- a CDS encoding sugar ABC transporter substrate-binding protein — translation MIRRALLAMLSLAMLAMAGCTRQQDGVTLRFWAMGREAEVVTGLIREFEQQNPGIRVQVQNIPWTAAHEKLLTAFAAEGLPDVCQLGNTWIPEFATLGALTPLQPYVDASAIVDEADYFPGIWDTNLIDGELVGVPWYVDTRLLYYRKDLLARAGYDHPPRTWDEWAEMMAAIKRQQGADRYAVLMPINEFEQQLSLALQQDDPLLREDGTRGNFRSPGFRRALAFYARMFEEQWAPRMSETQISNVWDEFFRGFNVFYLSGPWNIGEFNKRQPADLAGQWGTAPLPGPDGPGAGIAGGTSLVMFRSSAHKDAAWKLVEFLSQPDVQQRFHALIGDLPPRRSTWEHPALAGDPLAAAFRDQLERVKPTPKVLEWERIVQEMRIVTEQVVRGGLGQDEAVERLDERVDGILAKRRWIREQQVQAAAGVAP, via the coding sequence ATGATCCGCCGCGCGCTGCTGGCAATGCTGTCCTTGGCCATGCTGGCCATGGCCGGCTGCACGCGCCAGCAGGACGGCGTGACCCTGCGTTTCTGGGCTATGGGCCGCGAGGCCGAGGTGGTGACCGGGCTGATCCGCGAGTTCGAGCAGCAGAACCCGGGCATCCGCGTGCAGGTGCAGAACATCCCGTGGACCGCCGCCCACGAGAAGCTGCTGACCGCCTTCGCTGCCGAGGGACTGCCCGACGTCTGCCAGCTGGGCAATACCTGGATCCCCGAGTTCGCCACGCTGGGCGCGCTCACGCCGCTGCAGCCCTACGTGGATGCCTCGGCAATCGTCGACGAGGCGGATTACTTCCCCGGCATCTGGGACACCAACCTCATCGACGGCGAGCTGGTCGGCGTGCCGTGGTACGTCGATACCCGGCTGCTGTACTACCGAAAGGACCTGCTCGCCCGCGCCGGCTACGACCACCCGCCGCGGACCTGGGACGAGTGGGCCGAAATGATGGCGGCGATCAAGCGCCAGCAGGGCGCGGATCGCTACGCGGTGCTGATGCCGATCAACGAGTTCGAGCAGCAGCTGTCCCTTGCCCTGCAGCAGGACGATCCGCTGCTGCGCGAGGACGGCACCCGCGGCAACTTCCGCAGCCCCGGGTTCCGCCGCGCGCTGGCGTTCTACGCGCGGATGTTCGAGGAGCAGTGGGCACCGCGCATGTCCGAAACCCAGATCTCCAATGTCTGGGACGAGTTCTTCCGCGGCTTCAACGTCTTCTACCTGTCCGGGCCCTGGAACATCGGTGAGTTCAACAAACGCCAGCCGGCTGATCTGGCAGGGCAGTGGGGGACGGCGCCACTGCCGGGTCCGGACGGCCCCGGTGCAGGCATCGCCGGCGGTACCAGCCTGGTGATGTTCCGCTCCTCGGCGCACAAGGACGCGGCGTGGAAGCTGGTCGAGTTCCTGTCGCAGCCGGACGTGCAGCAGCGCTTCCATGCCCTGATCGGCGACCTGCCGCCACGGCGCAGCACCTGGGAGCACCCGGCACTGGCCGGCGATCCGCTGGCTGCGGCGTTCCGCGACCAGCTGGAGCGGGTCAAGCCCACGCCCAAGGTGCTGGAGTGGGAGCGGATCGTGCAGGAGATGCGCATCGTCACCGAGCAGGTGGTGCGCGGCGGGCTGGGCCAGGACGAGGCGGTGGAGCGGCTGGACGAGCGCGTGGACGGAATCCTGGCCAAGCGCCGCTGGATCCGGGAACAGCAGGTGCAGGCTGCGGCGGGAGTGGCGCCATGA
- a CDS encoding sugar ABC transporter permease yields the protein MSRRTSLAGWIFAAPALLVIGVFFGLPVLAALALSLTDFDLYALADSRHLRFTGLGNYLDLLQTPMFWKSLGNTVYFVAVGVPVSIAVSLGAALLLNAPVTRFKALFRTALFAPVVTTLVAVAVIWRYLFHTSYGLVNWALAHVGIAPVDWLGDPRWAMPTIMLFAVWKNFGYNMVILLAGLQSIPQDLYEAARIDGASRWRQFLHITLPMLGPVLMVVGVITVSGYFQLFAEPYVMTRGDPLQSTVSVLYFMFEEGFKWWNLGRASAVAFLLFLIILLVTTLMMRFGRRKGVL from the coding sequence ATGAGCCGGCGGACCTCGCTCGCCGGCTGGATCTTCGCTGCGCCGGCATTGCTGGTGATCGGCGTGTTCTTCGGCCTGCCGGTGCTGGCCGCACTGGCACTGAGCCTGACCGACTTCGACCTGTACGCGCTGGCCGACAGCCGCCACCTGCGCTTCACCGGGCTGGGCAACTACCTGGACCTGCTGCAGACGCCGATGTTCTGGAAGTCGCTGGGCAACACGGTGTACTTCGTTGCGGTGGGCGTTCCAGTGTCGATCGCGGTGTCGCTGGGTGCAGCGCTGCTGCTCAATGCACCGGTGACGCGGTTCAAGGCGCTGTTCCGTACCGCGCTGTTCGCCCCGGTGGTGACTACCCTGGTCGCGGTGGCGGTGATCTGGCGTTACCTGTTCCACACCAGCTATGGGCTGGTGAACTGGGCGCTGGCCCATGTCGGCATCGCGCCGGTGGACTGGCTGGGTGACCCGCGTTGGGCGATGCCGACGATCATGTTGTTCGCGGTGTGGAAGAACTTTGGCTACAACATGGTGATCCTGCTGGCCGGCCTGCAGTCGATCCCGCAGGACCTGTACGAGGCCGCGCGCATCGATGGAGCCTCGCGCTGGCGGCAGTTCCTGCACATCACCCTGCCGATGCTGGGGCCGGTGCTGATGGTGGTCGGGGTGATCACCGTATCCGGCTATTTCCAGCTGTTCGCCGAGCCCTACGTGATGACCCGGGGCGACCCGCTGCAGAGCACGGTGAGCGTGCTGTATTTCATGTTCGAGGAAGGCTTCAAGTGGTGGAACCTGGGCCGGGCCTCGGCCGTGGCGTTCCTGCTGTTCCTGATCATCCTGCTGGTGACCACGCTGATGATGCGGTTCGGCCGCCGCAAGGGGGTGCTGTGA
- a CDS encoding carbohydrate ABC transporter permease, with the protein MSREVGQSRWHGWWVHGALLVLAVLSLAPLLWMLSVSFMPAGDASRFPPPLLPAAVTTDNYHELFARTGMARNFLNSLLVSLAITGGSLLFNTMAGYAFAKLRFAGRERLFQLLLAALVIPAQVAMLPLFLLMKLLGLVNSFGGVVVPALAGVFGIFLVRQYARSIPDELLEAARIDGASELRIFFQIVLPMLKPVLVTLAIFTFMAAWNDFMWPLIVLTDQEHYTLPVALAALSREHIMDVEMMMAGAVVTVLPVLLLFLLLQRYYIQGLLLGSVKG; encoded by the coding sequence GTGAGCCGCGAGGTAGGCCAATCGCGCTGGCATGGCTGGTGGGTGCACGGTGCACTGCTGGTGCTGGCCGTGCTCAGTCTGGCACCGCTGCTGTGGATGCTGTCGGTGTCGTTCATGCCGGCCGGAGATGCCTCGCGCTTCCCGCCACCATTGCTGCCGGCGGCGGTGACCACGGACAATTACCACGAGCTGTTCGCGCGCACCGGCATGGCCCGCAACTTCCTCAACAGCCTGCTGGTGTCGCTGGCGATCACCGGCGGCTCGCTGCTGTTCAACACCATGGCCGGCTATGCCTTCGCCAAGCTGCGTTTTGCCGGCCGCGAACGGCTGTTCCAGCTGCTGCTTGCCGCGCTGGTGATCCCGGCCCAGGTGGCGATGCTGCCGCTGTTCCTGCTGATGAAGCTGCTGGGCCTGGTCAACAGCTTCGGCGGGGTGGTGGTGCCGGCGCTGGCCGGGGTGTTCGGCATCTTCCTCGTGCGCCAGTACGCGCGCTCGATCCCCGATGAACTGCTGGAAGCCGCGCGCATCGACGGCGCCAGCGAGCTGCGGATCTTCTTCCAGATCGTGCTGCCGATGCTCAAGCCAGTGCTGGTGACGCTGGCCATCTTCACCTTCATGGCCGCCTGGAACGATTTCATGTGGCCGCTGATCGTGCTGACCGACCAGGAGCACTACACGCTGCCAGTGGCGCTGGCCGCGCTGTCACGCGAGCACATCATGGACGTGGAGATGATGATGGCCGGCGCGGTGGTCACGGTGCTGCCGGTGCTGCTGCTGTTCCTGCTGCTGCAGCGCTATTACATCCAGGGGCTGCTGCTGGGAAGCGTCAAGGGCTAG